A DNA window from Chelativorans sp. AA-79 contains the following coding sequences:
- a CDS encoding F0F1 ATP synthase subunit B: MFVAPAFAQEAADQAVGETHTETGVAEGGAHEGAFPPFDASTYPSQLLWLAITFGLFYLFLKRVVLPRIGSILEVRRDRIAQDLDQAARMKEEADAAVAAYEQELAEARKKASQIAQEARDNAKAEAEAERRKVEAGLDAKLKDAEDRIAEIKTSALKDVGAIAEDTAAAIVQELVGGKVDKASLSAAVKASQQ, from the coding sequence ATGTTCGTGGCACCGGCATTCGCGCAGGAGGCGGCTGATCAGGCCGTCGGCGAAACACATACGGAAACGGGCGTTGCGGAAGGCGGCGCGCATGAGGGCGCCTTTCCTCCCTTCGACGCTTCCACCTATCCTTCGCAGCTTCTCTGGCTGGCCATCACCTTCGGGCTGTTCTACCTGTTCCTGAAACGGGTGGTCCTGCCGCGCATCGGCAGCATCCTGGAAGTGCGGCGCGACCGCATCGCCCAGGATCTCGATCAGGCCGCGCGCATGAAGGAAGAGGCCGACGCTGCGGTGGCTGCTTACGAGCAGGAACTTGCCGAGGCGCGCAAGAAGGCCTCCCAGATCGCGCAGGAAGCGCGTGACAACGCCAAGGCGGAGGCCGAGGCCGAGCGCCGCAAGGTAGAAGCCGGCCTGGACGCCAAGCTCAAGGATGCCGAGGATCGGATTGCCGAGATCAAGACTTCGGCGCTGAAGGATGTCGGCGCGATTGCCGAGGACACGGCCGCGGCCATCGTCCAGGAGCTTGTCGGCGGCAAGGTCGACAAGGCCTCGCTCTCGGCGGCGGTGAAGGCCTCACAGCAGTAG
- a CDS encoding F0F1 ATP synthase subunit C, producing MEVEAAKAIGAGIACLGMGGAGIGLGHIFGNYLAGALRNPSAADGQFGRLIFGFAVTEALGIFSLLVALLLLFT from the coding sequence ATGGAAGTAGAAGCAGCAAAGGCAATCGGCGCGGGTATCGCCTGCCTCGGCATGGGCGGTGCCGGCATCGGCCTTGGCCATATCTTCGGTAACTACCTGGCGGGCGCGCTGCGCAACCCGTCCGCTGCCGACGGTCAGTTCGGCCGCCTGATCTTCGGCTTCGCCGTGACCGAGGCGCTTGGCATCTTCTCGCTGCTGGTGGCGCTGCTTCTCCTCTTCACCTAA
- a CDS encoding F0F1 ATP synthase subunit B, which translates to MDATFWALVALIIFIGILLYVKVPAMLAGSLDSRADRIRNELEEARRLREDAQQLLAEYQRKRREAEQEAKDLVDAAKREAKLIVSDAKAKTEEYVVRRTALAEQKIAQAERDAVNEVRANAVDVAIAAAGRLLADRVDAKTGGDLFKASLQEVKSKLN; encoded by the coding sequence ATGGACGCGACGTTCTGGGCGCTGGTTGCGCTGATCATCTTTATCGGCATTCTCCTCTACGTGAAGGTGCCGGCCATGCTCGCGGGCTCGCTCGACAGCCGTGCCGATCGCATCCGCAACGAGCTCGAGGAGGCGCGTCGGCTGCGCGAGGACGCCCAGCAGCTGCTCGCCGAGTACCAGCGTAAACGCCGCGAGGCCGAGCAGGAGGCGAAGGACCTCGTCGACGCCGCCAAACGGGAAGCGAAGCTTATCGTTTCCGATGCGAAGGCGAAGACGGAAGAGTATGTCGTGCGCCGCACGGCCCTGGCCGAACAGAAGATCGCCCAGGCCGAACGGGATGCGGTGAACGAGGTGCGGGCGAACGCGGTCGATGTCGCGATCGCCGCCGCCGGCAGGCTGCTGGCCGACCGGGTCGACGCCAAGACCGGCGGGGACCTCTTCAAGGCGTCGCTTCAGGAAGTGAAGTCGAAGCTGAACTGA
- a CDS encoding F0F1 ATP synthase subunit A: MATDPIHQFQISKLIPIEIGGLDFSFTNSSAFMLATVAGAGAFLYLTTSSRGLVPGRLQSVSEMAYEFVASMLRDAAGSQGMRFFPFVFSLFMFVLVANLLGLFPYFFTVTSHIIVTFALALLVIGTVLVYGFLKHGFGFLKLFVPSGVPAVLVPLVVTIEVVSFLSRPISLSVRLFANMLAGHITLKVFAGFVTSLGALGVAGAAGAVLPLAMTVALTGLEFLVAFLQAYVFAVLTCMYLNDALHPGH, from the coding sequence GTGGCCACAGACCCGATCCACCAGTTTCAGATTTCGAAATTGATACCGATCGAAATCGGCGGCCTCGATTTTTCCTTCACCAATTCTTCGGCCTTCATGCTTGCCACCGTGGCCGGCGCCGGTGCGTTCCTTTATCTGACCACGTCGAGCCGTGGTCTCGTTCCGGGCCGGCTGCAGTCGGTTTCGGAAATGGCCTACGAGTTCGTGGCCTCGATGTTGCGTGACGCGGCGGGCAGTCAGGGAATGCGGTTCTTCCCCTTCGTCTTCTCACTCTTCATGTTCGTGCTGGTGGCGAACCTTCTCGGGCTGTTCCCCTATTTCTTCACCGTCACGAGCCATATCATCGTCACCTTCGCGCTGGCGCTCCTCGTCATCGGGACGGTGCTTGTCTATGGCTTTCTGAAACACGGTTTCGGGTTCCTGAAGCTCTTCGTGCCGAGCGGCGTTCCGGCGGTGCTGGTGCCGCTGGTGGTCACGATCGAGGTCGTCTCCTTCCTTTCCCGGCCGATCAGCCTCTCGGTCCGTCTTTTCGCCAATATGCTGGCCGGCCACATCACGCTCAAGGTTTTCGCCGGCTTCGTCACGTCGCTGGGCGCCCTTGGCGTGGCGGGCGCCGCCGGCGCGGTGCTGCCGCTTGCCATGACCGTGGCGCTCACCGGTCTCGAATTCCTGGTCGCCTTCCTGCAGGCCTATGTCTTTGCGGTTCTCACCTGCATGTATCTCAACGACGCCCTGCACCCGGGCCACTAG
- a CDS encoding AtpZ/AtpI family protein, translating into MTHQQEPGDLEKRRRDLEAALALRKPKVPSDAGGAKTGGVGGFGNALRLSSEFIAGILVGAGLGWFIDRMAGTSPWGLIIFLLLGFGAGILNVLRSAGLVAEFGSKAPEKGGSDPREKK; encoded by the coding sequence ATGACCCATCAGCAAGAGCCGGGCGATCTGGAGAAGCGGCGGCGCGATCTCGAGGCGGCCCTGGCGTTGCGAAAGCCGAAAGTGCCGAGCGATGCAGGGGGCGCGAAGACAGGCGGTGTGGGCGGTTTCGGGAATGCGCTGCGGCTTTCCAGCGAATTCATCGCCGGCATCCTTGTTGGAGCGGGCCTGGGCTGGTTCATCGACAGGATGGCCGGCACCTCGCCTTGGGGACTGATCATTTTCCTGCTCCTGGGTTTCGGGGCGGGAATTCTTAATGTCCTGCGTTCGGCGGGACTTGTAGCTGAATTCGGATCGAAGGCGCCGGAAAAGGGCGGCAGTGATCCGCGGGAAAAGAAGTAG
- a CDS encoding TetR/AcrR family transcriptional regulator: MAEIREIARDLLVKKGAPAVTVNAVARKMGMSGPALYRYYPSQGDLIEAVRSDLYSELVAALTSARDGSGADRPERRLLAISRGLREWAIAHPTEFGCLFATPASPAGPERCANVSQTGRAFGQVFLEEIVAIWRTRRFPLPSIEDMDPSLAAQLRAYSEKIEGALPPEAAYIFLSCWMRLYGLLCMEVLNQIGFAYSDLSPVFEECLQDLCRLLDIPYEAPST; encoded by the coding sequence ATGGCGGAGATCCGGGAAATCGCCCGCGATCTTCTCGTCAAGAAGGGCGCCCCGGCGGTCACGGTCAATGCCGTGGCGCGGAAGATGGGCATGAGCGGACCCGCACTCTATCGCTATTATCCGAGCCAGGGCGACCTGATCGAAGCCGTGCGCAGCGACCTTTATTCCGAGCTGGTGGCGGCGCTGACCTCGGCGCGCGACGGGAGCGGTGCCGACAGACCCGAGCGCCGCCTGCTTGCCATCAGCCGCGGCCTGCGCGAATGGGCGATCGCGCATCCGACAGAGTTCGGGTGCCTGTTCGCCACGCCCGCTTCCCCGGCGGGGCCGGAACGCTGCGCCAATGTAAGCCAGACGGGCCGCGCCTTCGGACAGGTTTTCCTGGAGGAAATCGTGGCGATCTGGCGCACGCGGCGTTTCCCGCTCCCGAGCATCGAGGACATGGACCCCTCGCTCGCCGCGCAACTGCGCGCCTATTCGGAGAAGATCGAGGGCGCCCTGCCTCCTGAAGCGGCCTATATCTTCCTCTCCTGCTGGATGCGGCTCTACGGCCTGCTCTGCATGGAGGTGCTCAACCAGATCGGGTTCGCCTATAGCGACTTGTCGCCCGTCTTCGAGGAATGCCTGCAGGACCTCTGCCGGCTGCTCGACATCCCATACGAGGCGCCGTCGACATAG